A portion of the Kineosporia corallincola genome contains these proteins:
- the nuoN gene encoding NADH-quinone oxidoreductase subunit NuoN, which translates to MLILFVAAMIAVLVEAFVPRVQRFITQVVLATVGIAASLIFVIYLAVEDTSKLTAGGAVAIDGPALFLQGTILVLGLLAVLTIADEAPESGAFTSQASAVPGSMDEARAARAGLVQTEIYPLILFSMVGMLLFPASNDLLTMFIALEVLSLPLYLLCGLARRRRLLSQEASMKYFLLGAYSSAFFLFGSALLYGFAGSVRLSAISEAITGNSTTAASAVVGKDGLLLLGIGLVAVGLLFKVGAFPFQSWTPDVYQGAPTPVTGFMAACTKVAAFGALLRIAYVAIPGARWDWQPAIWLVAALTMLVGSIIAIVQADVKRMLAYSSIAHAGFILVGLVAMDKDGVGSVLFYLAAYGFTTIGAFALVTLVRTSTPEGGVGGEATHLSQWQGLGKRSPLLAAVFTLFLLAFAGIPLTSGFTGKFAVFSAAVDQAPWGVGLVLVGVAASSIAVFFYIRVIVLMYFNDSVGDAVTVTRPGALTIFAVGVGVVATIGLGILPSAALGLANSSSVFLP; encoded by the coding sequence ATGCTGATCCTCTTCGTCGCCGCGATGATCGCGGTGCTCGTCGAGGCGTTCGTGCCGCGGGTGCAGCGGTTCATCACCCAGGTGGTCCTGGCCACCGTCGGCATCGCCGCGTCGCTGATCTTCGTGATCTACCTGGCCGTGGAAGACACCTCGAAGCTCACCGCCGGGGGAGCGGTGGCCATCGACGGCCCGGCCCTGTTCCTCCAGGGCACCATCCTGGTGCTCGGCCTGCTGGCGGTGCTGACCATCGCCGACGAGGCGCCGGAGTCCGGCGCGTTCACCTCGCAGGCGTCCGCGGTGCCGGGGTCGATGGACGAGGCCCGGGCCGCCCGGGCCGGTCTGGTGCAGACCGAGATCTACCCGCTGATCCTGTTCTCGATGGTCGGCATGCTGCTCTTCCCGGCCTCGAACGACCTGCTGACCATGTTCATCGCCCTCGAGGTGCTGTCGCTGCCGCTGTACCTGCTGTGCGGCCTGGCCCGTCGCCGTCGCCTGCTCTCGCAGGAGGCGTCGATGAAGTACTTCCTGCTCGGCGCCTACTCCTCGGCGTTCTTCCTGTTCGGCTCGGCCCTGCTGTACGGCTTCGCCGGATCGGTGCGGCTGTCCGCGATCTCCGAGGCGATCACCGGCAACAGCACCACCGCCGCGTCCGCCGTGGTCGGCAAGGACGGCCTGCTGCTGCTCGGCATCGGCCTGGTCGCGGTCGGCCTGCTGTTCAAGGTCGGCGCGTTCCCGTTCCAGTCCTGGACGCCGGACGTGTACCAGGGCGCGCCCACCCCGGTCACCGGTTTCATGGCCGCCTGCACCAAGGTCGCCGCGTTCGGCGCCCTGCTGCGCATCGCCTACGTGGCGATCCCGGGGGCCCGCTGGGACTGGCAGCCGGCGATCTGGCTGGTCGCCGCCCTGACCATGCTGGTCGGCTCGATCATCGCGATCGTTCAGGCCGACGTGAAGCGGATGCTGGCCTACTCGTCCATCGCGCACGCCGGGTTCATCCTGGTGGGCCTGGTGGCCATGGACAAGGACGGCGTCGGCAGCGTGCTGTTCTACCTGGCCGCCTACGGCTTCACCACGATCGGCGCCTTCGCCCTGGTCACCCTGGTACGCACCTCCACGCCGGAGGGCGGGGTCGGCGGTGAGGCGACTCACCTCTCCCAGTGGCAGGGCCTCGGCAAGCGTTCCCCGCTGCTCGCCGCCGTCTTCACGCTGTTCCTGCTGGCCTTCGCCGGAATCCCGCTGACCAGCGGTTTCACCGGAAAGTTCGCGGTCTTCTCGGCTGCGGTCGACCAGGCGCCGTGGGGTGTCGGACTGGTGCTGGTGGGTGTCGCGGCCAGCTCCATCGCGGTGTTCTTCTACATCCGGGTCATCGTGCTGATGTACTTCAACGACTCGGTAGGGGATGCTGTGACCGTGACCCGCCCCGGAGCCCTGACGATCTTCGCCGTCGGCGTCGGTGTCGTCGCGACGATCGGCCTCGGCATCCTGCCCTCCGCGGCCCTCGGATTGGCCAACAGCTCCTCGGTGTTCTTACCGTGA
- a CDS encoding polyprenyl synthetase family protein, producing MTASLDLPVADAVLAESVRAGMETVEDRLREAVQQTDQLADTASRHLVEAGGKRVRPMLTLLAAHLGDGDRPEVVQAGVVVELTHLASLYHDDVMDSADQRRGAAAAHLVWGNQVAILVGDLLFARASRIVAGLGPEAVDIQAATFERLCLGQMHETVGPAPHDDPIQHYLQVLGDKTGSLIATAGRFGAMFGGCSAETVDIMVRYGELVGVAFQLADDVIDLSSAGRESGKVQGTDLREGVPTLPTLLVRREAASGDADAAAVVAMLDGDLSDDARLADTITALNEHKVMEAAREESARWAHDAIGTLEPLPESPAKAALRQFAEAVVDRTR from the coding sequence GTGACCGCTTCCCTGGATCTGCCGGTGGCTGATGCCGTCCTTGCCGAGTCCGTCCGAGCCGGCATGGAGACGGTCGAGGACCGGTTGCGAGAGGCGGTCCAGCAGACCGACCAGCTCGCCGACACCGCCTCCCGTCACCTCGTGGAGGCGGGGGGCAAGCGGGTGCGTCCCATGCTCACCCTGCTGGCCGCGCACCTCGGCGACGGAGACCGTCCCGAGGTGGTGCAGGCCGGTGTGGTGGTCGAGCTCACCCACCTGGCCTCGCTGTACCACGACGACGTGATGGACTCCGCCGACCAGCGCCGCGGTGCCGCCGCGGCCCACCTGGTGTGGGGCAACCAGGTGGCCATCCTGGTGGGCGACCTGCTGTTCGCCCGGGCCTCCCGCATCGTGGCCGGGCTCGGCCCGGAGGCCGTCGACATCCAGGCCGCCACGTTCGAGCGGCTCTGCCTGGGGCAGATGCACGAGACCGTCGGCCCGGCCCCCCACGACGACCCGATCCAGCACTACCTCCAGGTGCTCGGCGACAAGACCGGTTCGCTGATCGCCACCGCCGGCCGCTTCGGTGCGATGTTCGGCGGCTGCTCCGCCGAGACCGTCGACATCATGGTGCGTTACGGCGAACTGGTGGGTGTGGCCTTCCAGCTGGCCGACGACGTGATCGACCTGTCCAGCGCGGGCCGCGAGTCCGGCAAGGTGCAGGGCACCGACCTGCGTGAGGGCGTGCCCACCCTGCCCACCCTCCTGGTCCGGCGGGAGGCGGCGAGCGGTGACGCCGACGCCGCCGCCGTCGTGGCCATGCTCGACGGGGATCTTTCGGACGACGCGCGGCTGGCCGACACGATCACCGCGCTCAACGAGCACAAGGTGATGGAGGCCGCCCGCGAGGAGTCGGCCCGCTGGGCGCACGACGCCATCGGCACGCTGGAGCCGCTGCCCGAGTCCCCGGCCAAGGCCGCCCTGCGGCAGTTCGCGGAAGCCGTGGTCGACCGCACCCGCTGA
- a CDS encoding Uma2 family endonuclease, which yields MLLLGFPQVLTFGIFANVQMVGGSEMATEAVPQARTGACNDALADSNEPIPDRPRKPGGFTVDEFFQLPDLPPHTELIDGELVFASLHRWFHMRTLRLLEQGLVGALPPRFEVNREMSVTIGERQVPEPDLSVIPAAAVHDHRDTWYPADVVILAVEVESPESEARDRERKPQLYARAGIQHFWRVEEQDGQPVVYVYELDPVTQTYLPTGIHRDRLKLTAPFDLDLELVF from the coding sequence ATGCTGCTTTTGGGCTTTCCCCAAGTCCTGACATTTGGTATTTTCGCGAATGTCCAGATGGTCGGGGGATCGGAAATGGCGACGGAGGCCGTGCCTCAGGCCCGTACGGGGGCTTGCAATGATGCGTTGGCGGATAGCAACGAGCCGATTCCCGACCGGCCGCGCAAGCCGGGCGGGTTCACCGTGGATGAGTTCTTCCAGTTGCCCGATCTGCCTCCGCACACCGAACTGATCGACGGGGAACTGGTCTTCGCGAGCCTGCACCGCTGGTTCCACATGAGGACGCTGCGTCTGCTGGAGCAGGGACTGGTCGGCGCGCTGCCGCCGCGATTCGAGGTCAATCGCGAGATGAGTGTGACCATCGGTGAGCGTCAGGTTCCGGAACCCGACCTCTCGGTCATTCCGGCCGCCGCTGTCCACGACCACAGGGATACTTGGTACCCCGCCGACGTGGTGATTCTGGCCGTCGAGGTCGAGTCCCCGGAGTCCGAGGCCCGGGATCGCGAACGCAAGCCCCAGCTCTACGCCCGGGCCGGGATCCAGCACTTCTGGCGGGTCGAGGAGCAGGACGGTCAGCCGGTGGTCTACGTCTACGAGCTGGACCCGGTCACCCAGACCTACCTGCCGACCGGCATCCATCGCGACCGGCTGAAGCTCACCGCCCCGTTCGACCTCGATCTTGAACTGGTCTTCTGA
- a CDS encoding FdhF/YdeP family oxidoreductase, which translates to MMSRAPREDFDESDVQVGHHKEYAAGVPGVYHALKKSYEQMGATRTTRTLLRLNQKDGFDCPGCAWPEKDHRHVAEFCENGAKAVAEEATRRVVDADFFARHPVRELGGKSDWWLGQQGRLVEPMIKPAGQDHYRPISWDAAFDLIATELRGLDSPDRATFYTSGRTSNEAAFVYQLMVRALGTNNLPDCSNMCHESSGSALTEAIGVGKGSVQIDDLEQAELIVVMGQNPGTNHPRMLSTLEVAKQNGAVIVAVNPLPEPGLMNFHNPQTPKGVAGGGTPLADDFLQVRIGGDQALMMAVAQILLQDDSLVDHAFITEHTAGFDEYRAHVKGLDLAELVEATGLTESQVRGLAARFAASTKTVVCWAMGITQHKHSVATIREIVNVLMIQGNLGRPGAGVCPVRGHSNVQGDRTMGIFEKMPEWFLDNLRDEFGFEPPRKHGHDTVDSLRAMRDGEIDVFMAVGGNFVRATPDSNLTEAALRRCRLTVQVSTKLNRSHTVCGETALILPTLGRTDKDVQAGGMQRVSVEDSMSRVHASHGRLKPASDSLLSEVSIVTRLAKRAVGDKVDIPWDEFEADYAKIRDRISRVVPGFDDYETKLSDPNGFTLPHATRSRRFPTKTGRANFAACPLEYPHIPEGRLLLQTLRSHDQYNTTIYGLDDRYRGIKNGRRVVFVNSVDLNTLELADGDMVDLVSEWKDGVDRRAENFRVVEYDTAKGCAAAYYPETNVLVPLDSVADVSNTPTSKSVIVRLEKR; encoded by the coding sequence ATCATGAGTCGCGCTCCCCGCGAGGATTTCGACGAAAGTGATGTCCAGGTCGGGCATCACAAGGAGTACGCGGCCGGTGTTCCGGGGGTGTACCACGCGCTCAAGAAGTCGTACGAGCAGATGGGGGCCACCCGCACCACGCGCACGCTGCTGCGGCTGAACCAGAAGGACGGCTTCGACTGCCCGGGCTGCGCCTGGCCGGAGAAGGACCACCGGCACGTCGCCGAGTTCTGCGAGAACGGGGCCAAAGCGGTCGCCGAGGAGGCCACCCGGCGCGTCGTCGATGCCGACTTCTTCGCCCGGCACCCGGTGCGGGAACTGGGCGGCAAGAGCGACTGGTGGCTGGGGCAGCAGGGCCGTCTGGTCGAGCCGATGATCAAGCCCGCCGGTCAGGACCACTACCGCCCGATCAGCTGGGACGCCGCGTTCGACCTGATCGCCACCGAGCTGCGTGGGCTGGACAGCCCCGACCGGGCCACGTTCTACACCTCCGGCCGCACCAGCAACGAGGCCGCGTTCGTCTACCAGCTGATGGTGCGGGCGCTGGGCACCAACAACCTGCCGGACTGCTCCAACATGTGCCACGAGTCGTCCGGCTCGGCGCTGACTGAGGCGATCGGCGTGGGCAAGGGCAGCGTCCAGATCGACGACCTGGAACAGGCCGAGCTGATCGTGGTGATGGGCCAGAACCCGGGCACCAACCACCCGCGCATGCTGTCCACGCTCGAGGTCGCCAAGCAGAACGGCGCGGTCATCGTGGCGGTCAACCCGCTGCCCGAGCCCGGCCTGATGAACTTCCACAACCCGCAGACGCCCAAGGGCGTGGCCGGGGGTGGCACACCGCTGGCCGACGACTTCCTCCAGGTCCGCATCGGCGGCGACCAGGCGCTGATGATGGCGGTCGCGCAGATCCTGCTGCAAGACGACTCGCTGGTCGACCACGCCTTCATCACCGAGCACACCGCCGGTTTCGACGAGTACCGCGCCCACGTCAAGGGTCTCGACCTGGCCGAGCTGGTCGAGGCCACCGGCCTGACCGAGTCGCAGGTGCGCGGCCTGGCCGCCCGCTTCGCCGCGTCCACCAAGACGGTGGTCTGCTGGGCGATGGGCATCACCCAGCACAAGCACTCGGTCGCCACGATCCGCGAGATCGTGAACGTGCTGATGATCCAGGGCAACCTGGGCCGCCCGGGCGCGGGTGTCTGCCCGGTGCGCGGCCACAGCAACGTGCAGGGCGACCGCACCATGGGCATTTTCGAGAAGATGCCCGAGTGGTTCCTCGACAACCTGCGTGACGAGTTCGGTTTCGAGCCGCCGCGCAAGCACGGTCACGACACGGTCGACAGCCTGCGGGCCATGCGCGACGGTGAGATCGACGTGTTCATGGCGGTCGGCGGCAACTTCGTGCGGGCCACGCCCGACAGCAACCTGACCGAGGCAGCCCTGCGCCGCTGCCGCCTGACCGTTCAGGTGTCCACCAAACTCAACCGCTCGCACACGGTCTGCGGCGAGACCGCCCTGATCCTGCCCACACTCGGCCGCACCGACAAAGACGTGCAGGCGGGCGGCATGCAGCGGGTCAGCGTGGAAGACTCGATGAGCCGCGTGCACGCCTCGCACGGCCGGCTGAAGCCCGCCTCCGACAGCCTGCTGTCCGAGGTGTCGATCGTGACCCGCCTGGCCAAGCGCGCGGTCGGCGACAAGGTCGACATCCCCTGGGACGAGTTCGAGGCGGACTACGCGAAGATCCGCGACCGGATCTCCCGCGTGGTGCCGGGCTTCGACGACTACGAGACGAAACTGTCCGACCCGAACGGCTTCACACTGCCCCACGCCACGCGCAGCCGCCGGTTCCCGACGAAGACCGGCCGGGCCAACTTCGCCGCCTGCCCGCTGGAGTACCCGCACATCCCCGAGGGCCGGCTGCTGCTTCAGACCCTGCGCAGCCACGACCAGTACAACACCACCATCTACGGCCTCGACGACCGTTACCGCGGTATCAAGAACGGCCGCCGGGTGGTGTTCGTGAACAGCGTCGACCTGAACACGCTGGAACTGGCCGACGGCGACATGGTCGACCTGGTGTCGGAGTGGAAAGACGGGGTGGACCGCCGCGCCGAGAACTTCCGGGTGGTCGAGTACGACACCGCGAAGGGCTGCGCCGCGGCCTACTACCCGGAGACCAACGTGCTGGTGCCGCTCGACAGCGTGGCCGACGTGAGCAACACGCCGACCTCCAAGTCGGTCATCGTGCGCCTGGAGAAGCGCTGA